The Pirellulales bacterium genome includes a window with the following:
- a CDS encoding lipopolysaccharide kinase InaA family protein gives MEGSQVAVKVVDAEPSMAALAEGAADGVRWSVATAWDEILIGPQGLRLDEWLVQGRVHVVKHASHRTVYRVDLPHRTFFLKHYRVLAFLNATTHLLRGSAARREFRNALEVRRRHVPTVTPIALGEHYRGGLVRDSYFVSEAIPDSCTLEGYADDRLPKLSPRDQARLRLRIGLALARLCAVAHREGVYHTDFHRGNVLVGLDTLDPSRATDDLPDLHLIDLPKMWFSGPLSWAQSRDSLAMFAAAWLDRSSRTERWRFWKAYLAGRPELEISDPVTAANEVVRRSRAHAQRIFRDRDKRSLRTNRDFCRIRSAEGACYSVRDLARADLLAVLKQPDAPLTAAGSEIIKESDVSSVAKTSFLLDGRPTAAAFKRACYQSWRKAVLSLFRRSRSLRAWHLGHALRERGIDAARPLLVCEPRTGWLQWESYLATQWIDGDHLHDYARRIAALGAVDCRQGTRSTAVILGRMLGRMHAWNVGHRDLKAQNLMLAEQGGRLHAFLIDLDGVRLVGRLSEQRRARNLARLATSMEAHPWLTRSDKLRFLRAYLAVAPLEQHTWKWFWRRAAERSQLLTSQMRASGREIL, from the coding sequence ATGGAAGGATCACAAGTGGCCGTAAAGGTAGTCGATGCCGAGCCCTCGATGGCAGCCCTGGCCGAGGGGGCAGCGGACGGCGTCCGCTGGAGCGTGGCGACGGCCTGGGACGAGATCCTGATCGGACCCCAAGGGCTTCGTCTGGACGAATGGCTCGTTCAGGGGCGTGTACACGTCGTCAAGCATGCCTCGCATCGTACGGTTTATCGCGTCGACCTGCCGCACCGCACGTTCTTTCTCAAGCACTATCGGGTGCTCGCGTTCTTGAATGCCACGACGCATCTGCTGCGCGGTAGCGCGGCGCGGCGCGAGTTTCGCAATGCACTCGAAGTTCGTCGGCGGCACGTTCCCACGGTAACGCCGATAGCACTCGGCGAACATTACCGGGGCGGGCTGGTGCGCGACAGCTATTTCGTCAGCGAAGCCATTCCCGATTCGTGTACCTTGGAGGGATACGCCGACGATCGCCTGCCAAAGCTTTCGCCACGTGACCAGGCAAGACTTAGATTGCGCATCGGGCTCGCGCTGGCGCGACTGTGCGCGGTAGCGCATCGAGAGGGGGTTTATCACACCGACTTTCATCGCGGCAACGTGCTCGTGGGACTCGATACGCTCGATCCCAGCCGCGCCACGGATGATCTGCCGGATTTGCATCTGATCGACCTTCCGAAGATGTGGTTTTCCGGGCCGCTCTCTTGGGCGCAAAGTCGCGACAGCCTGGCCATGTTCGCCGCGGCGTGGCTCGACCGTTCGTCGCGCACCGAGCGGTGGCGATTCTGGAAAGCCTATTTGGCCGGTCGCCCAGAACTGGAGATTTCAGATCCGGTCACGGCCGCCAACGAGGTCGTGCGCCGCAGTCGCGCGCATGCGCAGCGGATCTTTCGCGATCGGGACAAGCGCTCGTTGCGCACGAATCGCGACTTCTGTCGCATCCGCTCGGCCGAGGGCGCCTGCTATTCGGTTCGTGACTTGGCACGCGCCGATCTGCTGGCCGTGCTGAAGCAGCCGGACGCGCCTCTTACGGCAGCGGGTTCCGAGATTATTAAAGAAAGCGACGTCAGTTCCGTCGCGAAAACGTCGTTCCTGTTGGATGGTCGTCCTACGGCGGCCGCGTTTAAGCGCGCCTGCTATCAATCGTGGCGCAAAGCGGTGCTCTCGCTGTTTCGTCGCAGCCGCTCGTTGCGCGCCTGGCATCTGGGACATGCGCTCCGCGAGCGCGGAATCGACGCGGCACGGCCGCTTCTTGTTTGTGAGCCGCGCACGGGCTGGCTGCAGTGGGAAAGTTACCTGGCCACCCAGTGGATCGACGGCGATCATCTGCACGATTACGCCCGCCGCATTGCCGCGCTTGGAGCAGTCGATTGCCGCCAAGGGACGCGTTCTACGGCGGTAATTCTGGGGAGAATGCTGGGGCGGATGCACGCCTGGAACGTGGGGCATCGCGACCTGAAAGCGCAGAATCTCATGCTGGCCGAGCAAGGGGGCCGCCTGCACGCGTTCTTGATCGACCTGGATGGTGTGCGCCTGGTCGGACGACTCTCAGAGCAGCGAAGAGCCCGCAACCTGGCGAGATTGGCCACCAGCATGGAAGCGCATCCGTGGTTGACGCGTTCCGACAAATTGCGTTTCTTGCGGGCCTACCTGGCCGTGGCCCCGCTCGAGCAACATACCTGGAAATGGTTCTGGCGGCGCGCCGCCGAACGCAGCCAATTGCTCACCAGCCAAATGCGCGCCAGCGGTCGCGAAATTCTCTAG
- a CDS encoding GNAT family N-acetyltransferase: MNEQAPGDCDISVALPREQHAGLELVLADVPPARRSKYVAQLIESARQGRVDLAGLLIARRHGDMVGAVWGQPQPGRTASVWPPAVVDQQAACDGLLLNELIAWLESNDIRVAQSLLRGKTAQQAALLMDHGFAHLADLLYMVCPAGQFPRDPPTSSLIIEPAPQTDVRRLPEMIARTYEETLDCPQLNGVRDLDDVLAGYRACGEFDPARWLIARRGEQDVGCLLLADHPDEDQWELVYAGLVPEERGRGDGRVLTRYAQFLAGQAGRARLVLAVDAANAPAVATYERAGFVAWDRRSAYLRIFPHGG; this comes from the coding sequence ATGAATGAACAGGCGCCAGGTGACTGCGATATCTCGGTTGCGCTGCCACGAGAGCAGCACGCAGGGCTGGAACTCGTACTGGCCGACGTACCCCCGGCGAGACGATCGAAGTATGTCGCGCAATTGATCGAATCGGCCCGCCAAGGACGCGTTGATCTGGCAGGTTTGTTGATAGCGCGACGGCATGGCGACATGGTGGGTGCCGTGTGGGGACAACCTCAGCCAGGGCGCACGGCCAGCGTTTGGCCCCCGGCAGTAGTCGACCAGCAGGCGGCATGCGACGGCCTCCTCTTGAACGAGTTGATCGCCTGGTTGGAAAGCAATGACATACGCGTGGCGCAGTCGCTATTGAGGGGCAAGACGGCGCAGCAAGCGGCGCTGCTGATGGATCATGGTTTTGCCCATTTGGCGGATTTGCTGTACATGGTATGTCCCGCAGGGCAGTTTCCCCGCGATCCGCCGACGTCGTCCCTAATAATCGAACCAGCGCCGCAGACGGATGTTCGACGGTTGCCCGAGATGATCGCGCGTACCTATGAGGAAACACTCGATTGTCCGCAACTTAACGGCGTGCGCGATCTCGATGATGTTCTGGCAGGCTATCGTGCCTGTGGAGAATTCGACCCTGCGCGATGGCTGATCGCGCGCCGTGGTGAACAAGACGTAGGCTGCTTGCTGCTCGCGGATCATCCTGATGAAGATCAATGGGAACTGGTGTACGCCGGGCTCGTACCCGAGGAACGCGGCCGTGGCGACGGCAGAGTCTTAACGCGTTACGCGCAGTTCCTTGCTGGCCAGGCGGGGCGGGCGCGGTTGGTGCTGGCCGTGGATGCCGCCAATGCTCCGGCCGTCGCAACCTACGAGCGCGCGGGCTTCGTTGCTTGGGATCGGCGCAGCGCCTATCTCCGTATTTTTCCACACGGGGGGTAG
- the dnaA gene encoding chromosomal replication initiator protein DnaA produces the protein MTQRIHGICLRQIASALGIALTFGAQLVWESKSTSRRRGLPAVGMRARGKQEVTKDDTEIVSAVLLALADKVGKDRYEMWFGGNARIALEAETWQVSVPNEFYQDWLRMNFRRQIEEACQETLGRELPVTFVVDRSLAKSRVRGEDPSPTAGPAAGAAGETAPQPSTTHSSAVQPATVQLPALQRTDSTHRPSTGKEPCPRRRFANLESFVVGTGNRLASVSAQEVVGQLGRVSPLVVHGPTGVGKTHLLEGIWTAAKRRYPQLNALYLSAEQFTSYFLEALHSSGVPNFRSKYRGVQLLLIDDLQFFAGKRATLSELLHAVDTLTREGRQLVFAADRSPTNLTGLGPEVITRLSAGLVCRIEPPDHETRIGILRQQAVRLGLELPDSVLEFVAASFREHARELIGALLKIHATCRAHNQPATLALAQDALADTAAPARRPVNLGDVQQAVCEVFGLEPESLCSQRRTSAVAHPRMLAMWLARKYTRAALAEIGEFFGNRSHTTVLSANKKVGQWMADPQAVNLADHTLTLDQVLRKVEARLRVG, from the coding sequence GTGACGCAACGAATCCACGGGATTTGCTTGCGACAGATCGCATCGGCACTCGGGATCGCTCTCACTTTCGGTGCCCAGCTCGTCTGGGAAAGCAAATCGACGTCACGACGGCGCGGTTTGCCGGCGGTGGGGATGCGCGCACGGGGAAAACAGGAAGTGACCAAGGACGATACGGAGATCGTGTCCGCCGTGCTATTGGCATTGGCGGATAAGGTCGGCAAAGATCGGTACGAGATGTGGTTCGGCGGCAACGCGCGAATTGCGCTCGAAGCGGAAACGTGGCAAGTTTCCGTTCCCAACGAGTTCTATCAGGACTGGTTGCGGATGAACTTTCGTCGGCAGATCGAGGAAGCTTGCCAAGAAACCTTGGGGCGTGAACTGCCGGTCACATTTGTGGTGGATCGCAGTTTGGCCAAATCGCGGGTCCGAGGTGAGGACCCATCGCCAACTGCAGGTCCTGCCGCAGGTGCTGCCGGCGAAACGGCGCCGCAGCCATCTACGACGCATTCATCGGCCGTGCAGCCGGCCACTGTGCAGTTGCCCGCGTTGCAGCGAACGGACTCGACGCACCGGCCGTCGACGGGTAAAGAGCCGTGTCCGCGGCGACGCTTCGCGAATTTGGAATCATTCGTGGTCGGCACGGGCAACCGTTTGGCGTCTGTTAGTGCCCAAGAGGTTGTCGGGCAGCTAGGCCGCGTCTCGCCTCTGGTGGTTCACGGGCCCACCGGCGTCGGCAAAACGCACTTGCTGGAAGGGATTTGGACGGCAGCCAAGCGGCGCTATCCGCAGCTGAATGCCCTGTATCTGTCCGCTGAGCAATTCACGAGTTATTTTCTCGAGGCTTTGCACTCCAGTGGAGTGCCCAACTTTCGCAGCAAATATCGGGGCGTGCAATTGCTACTGATCGACGATTTGCAGTTTTTCGCGGGCAAGCGGGCCACTCTGAGTGAATTGCTGCACGCCGTCGACACGCTCACTCGCGAAGGACGGCAACTGGTCTTCGCCGCCGACAGGTCGCCCACGAATTTGACCGGCCTCGGGCCAGAGGTCATCACGCGGTTGTCGGCGGGCCTGGTCTGCCGGATCGAGCCGCCCGACCATGAGACGCGGATCGGCATTCTGCGGCAACAGGCGGTGCGACTGGGGCTGGAATTACCAGACAGCGTTTTGGAATTTGTCGCCGCAAGCTTTCGCGAGCACGCGCGGGAATTGATCGGCGCACTCCTGAAGATTCACGCCACCTGCCGCGCCCACAACCAACCGGCAACGCTGGCGCTTGCCCAAGACGCACTGGCAGACACCGCAGCGCCGGCGCGTCGACCTGTCAATTTGGGGGACGTGCAGCAGGCCGTGTGCGAGGTTTTTGGCTTGGAGCCAGAATCGTTGTGTTCGCAGCGCCGTACCAGCGCCGTCGCACATCCGCGCATGCTGGCGATGTGGTTGGCGCGAAAATACACACGGGCCGCGCTGGCCGAGATCGGCGAGTTCTTTGGCAATCGCAGCCATACCACGGTACTTTCGGCCAACAAAAAGGTGGGTCAATGGATGGCCGACCCTCAAGCGGTCAATTTGGCCGATCACACGCTGACACTCGATCAAGTCCTGCGGAAGGTCGAAGCTAGACTCCGTGTCGGGTAA
- a CDS encoding PfkB family carbohydrate kinase, whose amino-acid sequence MSELLITLARLESLLATLPKLTIGLVGDLFLDRYLEIDPGMHEMSIETGLEAYQITRVRNSPGALGTVMNNLTALGVGRLAPVTVLGADGQAYDLLQALGRMPVDTAHIIQDPDRLTPTYTKPLRRTVDGAWQELNRIDLRNCDQLSSPTQDRLFDELAAVFAKTDGLIVLDQVNEQGWGVVGPAMRDRLAELAAGDPAKLIFIDSRAHIAQFRCGTLKPNVHECLAALGRAANAATEDPAAAARDFAQLTGCPLYCTVGERGILVTEPAGATVLAPGYPASGPVDIVGAGDSATAGIVSALLAGATRLEAAVVGNLVASITVQQLGTTGTATPTQVLERWHQVNRAG is encoded by the coding sequence GTGAGCGAACTCTTGATAACGCTCGCGCGTCTCGAATCGCTGCTGGCAACGCTGCCAAAATTGACGATCGGCCTGGTCGGCGATCTATTCCTCGATCGATATCTGGAAATCGATCCTGGCATGCACGAGATGTCGATCGAGACCGGGCTCGAGGCCTATCAGATCACGCGCGTGCGAAACAGCCCAGGCGCCCTGGGCACCGTCATGAACAATCTGACGGCGCTCGGCGTCGGGCGACTCGCGCCGGTAACGGTCCTGGGCGCCGACGGCCAGGCCTACGACCTGTTACAGGCCTTGGGACGGATGCCCGTCGACACGGCCCATATCATCCAAGACCCCGATCGTCTGACGCCAACCTATACCAAGCCCCTGCGTCGTACCGTTGACGGTGCCTGGCAGGAGTTGAATCGGATCGATCTGCGAAACTGTGATCAGCTTTCCAGCCCTACACAAGATCGCTTATTCGACGAGCTGGCAGCCGTCTTCGCAAAAACGGATGGTCTGATCGTGCTCGATCAAGTCAACGAACAGGGTTGGGGAGTCGTCGGCCCGGCGATGCGCGATCGATTGGCCGAACTTGCCGCGGGCGACCCCGCCAAGCTGATCTTCATCGACAGCCGCGCGCACATCGCGCAATTCCGTTGTGGGACGCTCAAGCCCAATGTACACGAGTGTCTGGCGGCGCTCGGACGCGCCGCGAATGCAGCGACCGAGGATCCGGCCGCTGCGGCGCGCGATTTCGCACAATTGACAGGCTGCCCGTTGTATTGCACGGTGGGCGAGCGCGGAATTCTGGTGACAGAGCCGGCCGGAGCGACAGTTCTGGCCCCCGGCTATCCGGCCTCAGGTCCGGTCGATATCGTGGGCGCCGGAGACAGCGCCACGGCAGGCATCGTTTCCGCCCTTTTGGCGGGCGCCACTCGTTTAGAGGCGGCAGTCGTCGGCAACCTTGTGGCGTCGATCACGGTCCAGCAGCTCGGCACCACAGGAACGGCCACGCCCACTCAGGTCTTGGAGCGGTGGCATCAAGTCAACCGTGCTGGCTAG
- a CDS encoding cupin domain-containing protein, translating into MKTAAAGPVLVRHEGEAPRERSTCGWRDLLISRQDQNVSAWAHAVDIDGAREHYHRVATELYYVLEGEGTVRLDGVDHAVRKGSMVHIPPGVVHGARGRMRVLVVGIPDISDGDLYFPEASEPPAELSR; encoded by the coding sequence ATGAAAACGGCAGCCGCTGGCCCTGTACTCGTGCGCCACGAAGGCGAGGCACCCCGCGAGCGTAGCACATGCGGATGGCGCGACTTACTTATCAGTCGCCAAGACCAGAACGTCTCGGCATGGGCCCACGCCGTCGATATCGACGGAGCGCGCGAGCACTATCATCGCGTGGCCACAGAGCTGTACTACGTGCTAGAAGGCGAGGGAACGGTGCGGCTCGACGGGGTCGACCATGCGGTCCGAAAAGGCTCGATGGTCCACATTCCGCCGGGCGTCGTGCATGGCGCCCGGGGCAGGATGCGGGTGTTGGTCGTCGGCATCCCAGACATTAGCGACGGCGATTTGTATTTTCCCGAGGCCAGCGAGCCACCGGCGGAACTATCACGCTGA
- a CDS encoding DUF6793 family protein — translation MPLFEVETESHIIITWATDQDAAAVVVHDAYPHEKIMRMTKRPRDTWVISKSALGISHSNDLCHTARDCLAKAAGDKVHAIRLYMHETGSDLERARKVIESNMVMGW, via the coding sequence ATGCCATTGTTCGAAGTAGAAACCGAATCGCACATCATAATCACGTGGGCCACCGATCAGGATGCCGCCGCCGTCGTTGTTCACGACGCTTATCCGCACGAAAAAATCATGCGGATGACCAAGCGACCACGCGATACCTGGGTCATTTCCAAAAGCGCGCTGGGCATTTCTCACTCCAACGACCTGTGCCACACGGCGCGCGATTGCCTGGCCAAGGCCGCCGGCGACAAGGTGCATGCCATCCGACTTTATATGCACGAGACCGGCTCCGACCTGGAGCGCGCTCGCAAAGTCATCGAGTCGAACATGGTCATGGGCTGGTAA
- a CDS encoding HAD family hydrolase — MSNPAVSASEIEVLRPDFPRGEFRAAMFDFDGTLSLIRRNWQAVMIPMMVDMLVETGTSEPREQLHAHVEDFVMRLNGKQTIYQMMQLADEVRARGGEPREPLAYKHQYHDLLWEQVGGRVAALKEGRATAEEMTVPGSRRLLEQLRDRGLKLYLASGTDLKYVRDEVAVLGLEEFFGDHIYGALDDFRSFSKAMIIEHIIKDMNVQGHQLLAFGDGFVEIEETRRAGGVAIGVASDEEARQGINQWKRERLIRAGADIIVGDYRQQDQLLALLGL; from the coding sequence ATGTCGAACCCTGCCGTTTCCGCGTCTGAGATCGAGGTCTTGCGTCCTGATTTTCCCCGCGGTGAATTCCGTGCGGCCATGTTCGACTTCGACGGCACTTTGTCGCTGATCCGTCGCAACTGGCAGGCAGTGATGATCCCCATGATGGTCGACATGCTGGTCGAGACAGGCACTTCTGAGCCGCGCGAGCAATTGCACGCGCACGTCGAAGACTTCGTCATGCGGCTCAACGGCAAGCAGACCATCTATCAGATGATGCAATTGGCCGACGAAGTGCGTGCCCGGGGAGGAGAACCGCGCGAGCCGTTGGCCTACAAGCACCAATACCACGACCTGCTGTGGGAGCAAGTGGGGGGACGCGTGGCCGCTCTGAAAGAGGGTCGCGCCACCGCCGAAGAAATGACCGTACCCGGGTCGCGCCGGCTACTTGAACAACTGCGCGATCGCGGATTGAAACTTTATCTTGCTTCGGGCACAGACTTGAAATACGTGCGCGACGAGGTGGCGGTCTTGGGCCTGGAAGAGTTTTTCGGCGACCACATCTACGGTGCTCTCGACGATTTCCGTAGCTTCTCCAAGGCCATGATCATCGAGCACATCATCAAGGACATGAACGTGCAAGGGCACCAATTGTTGGCGTTCGGCGATGGCTTCGTGGAAATCGAAGAGACGCGTCGCGCCGGCGGCGTGGCGATCGGCGTGGCCAGCGACGAGGAAGCACGCCAAGGAATCAATCAGTGGAAGCGCGAGCGCCTGATTCGCGCCGGCGCCGATATTATCGTCGGCGACTACCGCCAGCAGGACCAACTGCTCGCCCTGCTAGGACTGTGA